The proteins below are encoded in one region of Eriocheir sinensis breed Jianghai 21 unplaced genomic scaffold, ASM2467909v1 Scaffold373, whole genome shotgun sequence:
- the LOC126991959 gene encoding uncharacterized protein LOC126991959: protein MTYTDLKNEICTTWVQLSAEQMAQVRMALLEVSRSVGQYPRMREISKCYDLSSALILLEKWKLLTPQKVDILLWLTKDVGPHSEMIRGLIEQYKKISISSVNTHRSQERHDDQNRLPHEPIYAKICEYLSENLRGRWSDLGRSLNLGNLVSELFRESGIRNKDKIHQVLEEHRLQAQGDPIPGLLQALQDCELNLQRRHIIKEIIS, encoded by the exons ATGACATACACTGATTTGAAAAATGAAATCTGCACCACATGGGTGCAGCTGAGTGCTGAACAGATGGCCCAGGTCCGTATGGCACTTCTGGAAGTTTCCCGCTCAGTAGGGCAGTACCCACGCATGAGAGAAATAAGCAAGTGTTATGATCTTTCTTCAGCTCTCATTTTGCTTGAAAAATGGAAACTTCTGACACCTCAAAA AGTGGACATTCTTCTTTGGCTCACTAAGGATGTGGGACCTCATTCAGAAATGATTCGGGGTCTCATAGAACAGTACAAGAAAATTTCCATCTCTTCTGTCAACACCCATCGAAGTCAAGAAAGGCATGATGATCAGAACAGATTGCCTCATGAACCTATCTATGCCAAAA TCTGTGAGTACCTGAGCGAAAATCTTCGAGGAAGGTGGTCGGACTTGGGGCGTTCCCTAAACCTTGGTAATCTTGTCAGTGAGCTGTTCCGAGAATCAGGTATTAGAAACAAAGACAAGATTCATCAG GTCTTGGAGGAACACAGACTGCAGGCACAAGGAGACCCCATACCAGGGCTGCTGCAAGCATTACAAGATTGTGAATTAAACCTGCAACGCAGACACATCATAAAGGAAATTATCTCTTGA